A segment of the Siphonobacter curvatus genome:
GCGGCCTTTCTTGTACTTCCTGTTTCGGTACTTCTTCAAGATGGGATTTCTGGACGGCAAACGTGGAATCGTCTGGCACTTTTTACAGGGCTTCTGGTACCGATTCCTGGTCGACGCCAAAATCTTTGAAGTATATCACCGGGCGGGGACCTCGAAGGAAGGCATCGCTCAATTTTTTCTAACCGAATATGGAAAAGACGTACTCGGGAAGCGTTGATCTATCCCGTTACCAGCAACTGCCGCAGTATTCCAGCAAAAGCTGGCGGAATCGCCTCTGGTTTGTAATCAATGCCCTGCTATTCGCCAGTAACTGGCCCATCCCCGTAAGTCTGAAAATCTGGATCTTACGTAAGTTTGGTGCAACGATTGGCACCGGGGTTATGATCAAACCCAGTGTGAACATTAAATTTCCCTGGCTTTTGGAAATTGGCGATTACGTCTGGATTGGCGAAGAAGTATGGATCGATAATTTGGTTCAGGTTCGCATCGGTTCCAATGCCTGTCTGTCGCAGGGAGCCATGTTACTTTGCGGCAATCATAACTACAAATCCTCTCGCTTTGACCTGATGACCGCTCCCATTACGCTCGAAGCTGGCGTCTGGATTGGTGCCAAGTCGATTGTATGCCCGGGAGTCACTTGTTTTTCCCATGCCATGTTAGCAGTGGGCTCAGTAGCTACGACTAACCTAGAGGCATATGGGATTTATCGGGGAAATCCAGCCGCAAAAGTACGCACCCGGGTGATTGAGTAAGTGTTCAGACGTATCTATTGCCGCTCGGTATATCTTTGGTAGGTTTAGTACCGCTGGGCAGCCGTTTGTCAGCTTTTGTCAATTTTATCGATTATAAATCTAGACAAATGGTGAAAGGCTACGTTTTGATTAGTAGTTTTAACAGATTTTTGGTGAAGTCCCTAGTAGAAGTACCTGGCAGTGCCCACCCGCCATACTTGATCGAACCAACTGTATTGAGTCAAACGGTATGATAACAGCGTTACGTCAATTCCTGAACGAAGCATTTGTTCAGGTCATCATTTCCCTCCTTGCCGCATGTTGGCTTACGGTTGAAGCAATTCCAGTCATTATAAACATCTCCCGGCTCCGTAACCTGATGAAGGAACCCGAAGCCCGGAGTGCTCACTCCAATAGAACGCCTACGCTGGGTGGTATTGCCATTTTTGCCGGTACGATGATCGGCTACTTTCTCTGGCAGCCCGACGGTGAAACACATCTGCACCATTTAGCCATTGCCGGTATCATTATTCTGTTTTTCACAGGGGTCAAAGACGATATTTTGGTGATTGCTCCCATGAAAAAGATGCTGGCCCAGATTTTCGCCTCGGCTCTGGTCATCATTGGTGCGGATTTACGAATCAACGATTTCTTTGGAATTTTGGGTATTCACCAGATTCCTTACCTGATTAGCGTACTACTCACGGTATTCATCTTCATTGCCCTTACGAATGCGATCAACCTCATTGACGGGATCGATGGTCTAGCGGGCGGCATTGGATTGATTGCCTCGATGATTTTTGGTTCCTGGTTCCTGTTGAATGCTCAGTATCCACTGGCCATTCTGGCGGCTTCTCTTTCGGGATCTTTGCTAGGGTTTATTCGCTTTAACTTTTCCCGAACCAGTAAGATTTTCATGGGTGATACGGGCTCGTTGATTCTGGGCTTCGTCCTGACGCTATTTGCCGTTAAATTCATTCACCTGAATACGGGAGCAGGAGCCATTCTCGACGCTCCTATTTTGGCCATTGTCGTGCTGGTGGTACCGATTTTCGATACGCTCCGCGTGTTTATCATTCGGATTATGGACGGTCGTTCTCCGTTTACTCCGGACAAAAACCATACGCACCACATCCTACTGGCTCAGGGATTAAGT
Coding sequences within it:
- a CDS encoding WcaF family extracellular polysaccharide biosynthesis acetyltransferase translates to MEKTYSGSVDLSRYQQLPQYSSKSWRNRLWFVINALLFASNWPIPVSLKIWILRKFGATIGTGVMIKPSVNIKFPWLLEIGDYVWIGEEVWIDNLVQVRIGSNACLSQGAMLLCGNHNYKSSRFDLMTAPITLEAGVWIGAKSIVCPGVTCFSHAMLAVGSVATTNLEAYGIYRGNPAAKVRTRVIE
- a CDS encoding MraY family glycosyltransferase, whose product is MITALRQFLNEAFVQVIISLLAACWLTVEAIPVIINISRLRNLMKEPEARSAHSNRTPTLGGIAIFAGTMIGYFLWQPDGETHLHHLAIAGIIILFFTGVKDDILVIAPMKKMLAQIFASALVIIGADLRINDFFGILGIHQIPYLISVLLTVFIFIALTNAINLIDGIDGLAGGIGLIASMIFGSWFLLNAQYPLAILAASLSGSLLGFIRFNFSRTSKIFMGDTGSLILGFVLTLFAVKFIHLNTGAGAILDAPILAIVVLVVPIFDTLRVFIIRIMDGRSPFTPDKNHTHHILLAQGLSHFQATCALCGLTIGLTGFFLLIRHSITTNQSLLILVGLFIAYNYASYLLIRRVGYVDPSLADTAQKKQIKREAKARLKKIKRLRKVYEN